In Methanocaldococcus sp. FS406-22, the genomic stretch TTCATCAATAAATAAAGTATCGGAAGTTAAACAAATAACATGACATAGATGTTCCATCTTAGTTAAAGAGACAAAGAGATTAAATAATTCATTTAATAATGATTTGTCCCCGTTGAAGTAGATATTTTTTAATTTCTGTAATTCATCTATAACTAAAACTGGTTTCTTTCCATCTTTTATAACTTCAGCTATTCCTTCATAAATCATATCAAATACATCATTTAAGCTTAGTTTAGAAAAATCATAATCCTCTTCAATACCTATTTTAAAAACCTTCAAATCAAAAATTAAACTATTTTTTACATACTTTTTATCATCCTTCTCAAAAAATATTTCTAAAAACTCCTCTTTGCTATAAGTGGCATGTCTTCTTAGATTATAGTAGAAAAATATTATATCACTATCTTCCAACTCCTTAATAACCCTCCTCATTACCGTTGATTTACCAGATGATTTTGGACCATAAACAAATAAGATAGAGTTTGGTTCTAACTGACAATAGGTTTTTAAATACTGCAATTCTTTCTCTCGATTATAGAATTTCATAAAAATCACCATGGGACATTAT encodes the following:
- a CDS encoding ATP-binding protein, with product MKFYNREKELQYLKTYCQLEPNSILFVYGPKSSGKSTVMRRVIKELEDSDIIFFYYNLRRHATYSKEEFLEIFFEKDDKKYVKNSLIFDLKVFKIGIEEDYDFSKLSLNDVFDMIYEGIAEVIKDGKKPVLVIDELQKLKNIYFNGDKSLLNELFNLFVSLTKMEHLCHVICLTSDTLFIDEIYRNSTLKNASEYYLIDWLRKGSIRNILKDEGFSEEEINYCLKYLSLPYEISQLINNKKLGLSVEQTIKQWINVEADGLKYLLKSNKDRKENLLKVLSKFDNKIKVDIDNFEDEIFDEVKFLIENEILFYDVINGIIKPTSIIEWYAIKEILTK